In Simplicispira sp. 125, one DNA window encodes the following:
- the zapE gene encoding cell division protein ZapE: MSSSVIQAYEAELASKGFQSDPAQLRAVQALQRCADEWAAYKSKRSSALKKLINRPDIPRGVYMYGGVGRGKSFLMDCFFNAVPLKRKVRLHFHEFMREVHRELAGLQGTVNPLDVLGARIAKRYKLICFDEFHVADITDAMILHRLLAALFENGVGFVTTSNFEPDGLYPNGLHRDRILPAIALLKERMEVINVDNGTDYRSRTLEQVQLYHTPLGALADAEMERTFDQLAEVRDEDPVLHIEAREITARRKAGGVVWFDFRTLCGGPRSQNDYLEIATQFHTVLLSDVPYMPVSMASPARRFTWLIDVLYDRRVKLILSAAVPPEQLYTEGPLVHEFPRTVSRLNEMQSKEYLALERRVVDTGLT; the protein is encoded by the coding sequence TTGTCCTCGTCAGTAATCCAGGCCTACGAGGCTGAGCTGGCCAGCAAGGGCTTTCAGAGCGACCCGGCGCAACTGCGTGCGGTGCAGGCCCTGCAGCGCTGTGCCGACGAGTGGGCTGCCTATAAGTCCAAGCGCTCCAGCGCCCTGAAGAAGCTGATCAACCGCCCCGATATTCCGCGGGGCGTGTACATGTACGGCGGAGTGGGGCGCGGCAAGAGCTTCCTCATGGATTGCTTCTTCAACGCCGTGCCGCTCAAGCGCAAGGTGCGCCTGCACTTTCACGAATTCATGCGCGAGGTGCACCGCGAGTTGGCGGGCCTGCAAGGTACGGTGAACCCGCTGGATGTGCTGGGCGCACGCATTGCCAAGCGCTACAAGCTGATCTGCTTCGATGAATTTCACGTGGCGGACATTACCGACGCCATGATCCTGCACCGGCTGCTGGCGGCCCTGTTCGAAAATGGTGTGGGATTTGTCACCACCTCTAATTTCGAACCCGATGGCCTGTATCCGAACGGCTTGCACCGCGACCGCATCCTGCCCGCCATCGCTTTACTGAAAGAGCGCATGGAAGTCATCAACGTCGACAACGGCACCGACTACCGCAGCCGCACCCTGGAGCAGGTTCAGCTGTACCACACGCCGCTGGGGGCTCTGGCCGACGCTGAGATGGAGCGCACTTTCGATCAGCTGGCGGAGGTGCGCGATGAAGACCCGGTGCTGCACATTGAAGCCCGTGAAATTACGGCACGGCGCAAGGCGGGCGGAGTGGTGTGGTTCGATTTTCGTACCCTGTGCGGCGGACCGCGATCGCAGAATGACTACCTCGAAATTGCCACGCAGTTCCATACTGTGCTGCTTTCTGATGTGCCCTACATGCCCGTCAGCATGGCGTCGCCTGCGCGGCGTTTCACTTGGCTTATTGACGTGCTGTACGACCGGCGCGTCAAGCTCATTCTCTCTGCCGCGGTGCCGCCCGAGCAGCTTTACACCGAAGGACCGCTGGTGCATGAATTTCCACGCACGGTCTCGCGCCTCAATGAAATGCAGTCCAAGGAATACCTGGCCCTGGAACGCCGCGTCGTCGACACGGGGTTGACGTGA
- the clpS gene encoding ATP-dependent Clp protease adapter ClpS codes for MKLMATKPPSISPAPAVQRPSPDDGGSVVLERRTQKAKPPQMYQVLMLNDDYTPMEFVIVVLQEFFSKDRETATQIMLKIHLDGKGVCGVYSRDIAATKVDQVLDAAHQAGHPLQCVSEPVE; via the coding sequence ATGAAATTAATGGCAACTAAACCCCCTTCAATTTCCCCTGCGCCCGCCGTGCAACGGCCTTCGCCGGACGACGGCGGTTCGGTCGTGCTGGAGCGGCGCACCCAAAAGGCCAAGCCGCCGCAGATGTACCAGGTGCTGATGCTCAACGACGACTACACCCCCATGGAGTTCGTCATCGTTGTTTTGCAGGAGTTTTTCAGCAAGGACCGCGAAACAGCCACCCAGATCATGCTCAAGATCCATCTGGACGGCAAAGGTGTCTGCGGCGTGTATTCGCGCGACATTGCCGCCACCAAGGTCGATCAGGTGCTCGATGCCGCACATCAGGCAGGTCATCCGCTGCAGTGCGTCAGTGAGCCGGTTGAATAA
- a CDS encoding ATP-dependent DNA helicase: protein MPPGARSVLDLSQTPLENPLSSLARCVEQSFAPGGALSRTEADFRPRPGQLRMALAVARTIEQGGVLVVEAGTGVGKTFSYLVPTLLSGEKVLLSTATKALQDQLHARDLPRLVQALGLPVRTALLKGRGSYLCLHRLEQARQHSAVHDGSVAQTLARIELWAQTTRSGDLAELPALDERSAAIPLATSTRDNCLGSQCPQFRQCHVLQARREALEADIVVINHHLFFADSAVRESGMAELLPTVRVVVFDEAHQLNETGVLFLGRQLGTGQLLDFARDLLAVGLQRARGMADWQGLGVQMERAARDLRLLSERVWPATRLSWEGEVPEGLSAAAWHGALAQVTQACLQALQSLEVVCEMAPDFVRLQERGTAILASLEQFAGPCAHDAVRWVEAGTQLQLVEAPLDIAVSMQARLQDSLTVTDGEETGRWPGENQERARAWIFTSATLGTDPQLRWFTEPCGLQGAAVLRVESPFDYAAQSAVYVPRHLVPPTDLQHGPQLAQLVGDAAQRLGGRTLVLTTTLKALRLLGHLLQARFADGSAGLEVLVQGQGAKRRLMDRFRIGSSQGQAGCILVASASFWEGFDVPGDALQLVVIDKLPFPPPDDPLVKARSHRIEQAGHRAFKNYSLPEAAVALRQGAGRLIRHESDAGILVIGDTRLVTKGYGRQLLAALPPMRQLQSEQEFAQALDALTRTSTKDSSCP from the coding sequence ATGCCCCCAGGGGCCCGTTCTGTCTTGGATTTGTCGCAAACACCCCTCGAAAACCCCCTCTCATCGCTTGCCCGGTGTGTGGAGCAGTCGTTTGCGCCCGGGGGCGCTCTCTCTCGCACCGAAGCCGATTTTCGGCCCCGGCCGGGCCAGCTGCGTATGGCGCTGGCGGTGGCCCGGACCATAGAGCAGGGTGGTGTGCTGGTGGTTGAAGCGGGCACTGGCGTGGGTAAAACTTTTTCTTACCTGGTGCCGACACTGCTCAGCGGTGAGAAGGTGCTGCTCTCCACCGCCACTAAGGCCTTGCAGGACCAGTTACATGCGCGGGACTTGCCGCGCCTGGTGCAGGCGCTGGGCCTGCCCGTGCGCACGGCGCTGCTCAAGGGCCGGGGCAGTTACCTGTGCCTGCATCGGCTTGAGCAGGCCCGCCAGCACAGCGCCGTCCATGACGGCAGCGTGGCACAGACGCTGGCCCGCATCGAGCTGTGGGCCCAGACCACCCGCTCCGGAGATCTGGCAGAACTGCCCGCACTAGATGAACGGTCGGCGGCCATCCCGCTGGCCACGTCGACGCGCGATAACTGCCTGGGCTCGCAATGCCCGCAGTTTCGACAGTGCCATGTGTTACAGGCACGGCGTGAAGCACTGGAGGCAGACATCGTGGTCATCAACCACCACCTATTCTTCGCAGACAGTGCAGTGCGTGAATCAGGAATGGCTGAATTGCTGCCCACCGTGCGCGTGGTGGTGTTCGATGAAGCCCATCAACTCAATGAAACGGGAGTTCTGTTTCTTGGACGGCAGCTTGGCACGGGGCAATTGCTGGATTTTGCGCGAGACCTGCTGGCCGTGGGCTTGCAGCGCGCGCGTGGCATGGCCGACTGGCAAGGGCTGGGCGTGCAGATGGAACGTGCAGCGCGTGACCTGCGATTGCTCTCCGAAAGGGTCTGGCCTGCGACTCGCCTGTCCTGGGAGGGCGAGGTACCCGAAGGCCTTTCTGCTGCCGCCTGGCACGGTGCATTGGCCCAGGTCACACAGGCCTGCCTTCAGGCACTCCAGTCGCTCGAGGTTGTATGCGAGATGGCTCCCGATTTTGTGCGCTTGCAAGAGCGCGGCACGGCGATTCTGGCAAGCCTGGAGCAGTTTGCCGGGCCTTGTGCGCATGACGCAGTGCGCTGGGTGGAGGCGGGCACGCAGTTGCAGCTAGTGGAGGCGCCGCTTGATATTGCTGTCTCTATGCAGGCGCGGTTGCAAGACTCCTTGACGGTAACCGATGGCGAGGAGACTGGTCGCTGGCCGGGTGAAAATCAGGAGCGCGCACGCGCCTGGATCTTCACCTCGGCAACGCTGGGAACCGATCCCCAACTGCGCTGGTTTACCGAGCCTTGCGGCCTGCAGGGTGCGGCAGTCCTGCGTGTGGAAAGCCCGTTTGACTACGCGGCCCAGTCGGCGGTGTACGTGCCTCGGCATTTGGTGCCGCCCACTGACCTGCAGCACGGCCCGCAACTGGCCCAGCTGGTGGGAGATGCTGCGCAGCGTTTGGGCGGACGCACCCTGGTGCTGACGACCACCCTCAAGGCCCTGCGCCTGCTCGGTCATCTGCTGCAGGCACGGTTTGCGGATGGTTCGGCGGGGCTGGAGGTCCTGGTGCAGGGCCAGGGAGCAAAACGCCGATTGATGGACCGGTTTCGCATCGGAAGCAGCCAGGGACAGGCAGGCTGCATTTTGGTGGCGTCCGCGTCGTTCTGGGAAGGGTTTGACGTGCCGGGGGATGCGCTGCAGCTGGTAGTGATCGATAAACTGCCTTTTCCGCCCCCGGATGATCCTTTGGTCAAGGCGCGCTCACACCGCATCGAGCAGGCTGGGCACCGCGCTTTCAAAAACTATTCGTTGCCCGAGGCCGCGGTGGCGCTGCGGCAAGGGGCCGGCCGCCTGATTCGGCATGAATCAGATGCCGGTATTCTGGTGATTGGTGATACGCGGCTGGTGACCAAAGGCTATGGTCGGCAATTGCTGGCAGCCTTGCCGCCCATGCGCCAGCTTCAGTCAGAGCAGGAGTTTGCCCAAGCGCTGGATGCGCTCACCAGAACTTCCACCAAGGATTCGTCTTGCCCTTGA
- a CDS encoding protein phosphatase 2C domain-containing protein, producing the protein MSKAIRLSASTGIHKGDREYQQDQVALLSHPRYNGCVLAVLADGMGGRSGGRKASDQVMLTARQLFERYSPETDDPVTMLKALVQEAHIVIRLTAITSEQEPHSTITAFLINPRGDCHWAHAGDSRIYHFQNGRMMHRTSDHSYVQALVDRGEITEAEANNHPHSNILVGCLGTESDPPIATHMIHQLHPGDVLLACSDGVWHYFSPTELGSVVDSLTPREATEFLIEKARVRARGGGDNLSLVIVKIEALQEEKKVAPLVPPLGISPAVKT; encoded by the coding sequence ATGTCCAAAGCGATTCGCCTCAGCGCCTCAACCGGCATCCACAAAGGTGACCGGGAATACCAGCAGGATCAGGTCGCCCTGCTCTCGCATCCGCGCTACAACGGCTGCGTTCTAGCGGTGCTGGCCGATGGCATGGGGGGCCGCAGCGGGGGGCGCAAGGCCTCTGACCAGGTCATGCTGACCGCGCGCCAGTTGTTCGAGCGCTACTCTCCCGAAACCGATGATCCTGTGACCATGCTCAAAGCCCTGGTGCAGGAAGCGCATATCGTCATCCGGCTGACCGCCATCACGTCAGAGCAAGAACCCCACAGCACCATTACAGCCTTCCTCATCAATCCAAGGGGGGACTGCCACTGGGCACATGCGGGGGATTCGCGGATCTATCATTTCCAAAATGGCCGCATGATGCACCGCACCAGCGACCATTCGTACGTGCAGGCATTGGTAGACCGGGGCGAGATCACCGAAGCCGAGGCCAACAACCACCCGCATTCCAACATTCTGGTGGGTTGCCTGGGCACCGAGAGCGACCCGCCTATCGCCACCCACATGATCCACCAACTGCATCCGGGCGATGTGCTGCTGGCCTGCAGTGATGGCGTATGGCACTATTTTTCTCCCACCGAACTGGGTTCGGTCGTGGACTCGCTCACCCCCCGCGAAGCCACCGAGTTTCTGATCGAAAAGGCGCGCGTGCGTGCCCGGGGCGGCGGCGACAACCTGTCGCTGGTGATCGTGAAGATTGAAGCCCTGCAGGAAGAAAAAAAGGTCGCACCCTTGGTGCCACCGCTCGGTATTTCGCCAGCGGTCAAGACCTGA
- a CDS encoding outer membrane protein assembly factor BamD: MLRAPIAIVPVLLAASLLTAGCSSTPEDKTAGWTTERIYAEARDELNGGSYDKAVPLFEKLEGRAAGTPLAQQAQLDKAYAQYKGGEKAQALATLDRFMKLHPASPALDYALYLKGLVNFNDNLGMFSWLSQQDLSERDQKAAKDSFESFRELTTRFPESRYAQDARLRMTYIVNSLAQYEVHVARYYFQRGAYVAAIARAQSALADYQAVPATEEALYILIQSYDALGLTQLRDDARRVMDTTFPQSSYMQHGLKGKTNPWWKFW; this comes from the coding sequence ATGCTGCGTGCACCCATTGCGATCGTCCCTGTCCTGTTGGCTGCGAGCCTGCTTACCGCAGGCTGCTCCAGCACTCCGGAAGACAAGACCGCAGGCTGGACCACCGAACGCATCTATGCAGAGGCCCGCGACGAGCTCAATGGTGGCAGCTATGACAAGGCCGTCCCCTTGTTTGAAAAACTCGAAGGCCGCGCCGCCGGCACGCCGCTGGCCCAGCAGGCCCAGCTCGACAAGGCTTATGCACAGTACAAGGGTGGCGAGAAAGCCCAGGCGTTGGCAACGCTGGACCGCTTCATGAAGCTACACCCCGCCAGCCCAGCACTGGACTATGCGCTCTACCTCAAGGGGCTGGTCAATTTCAATGACAACCTGGGCATGTTCTCGTGGTTGTCGCAGCAGGACCTGTCGGAGCGCGACCAGAAGGCCGCCAAAGACTCTTTCGAGTCCTTCCGTGAGTTGACCACCCGCTTTCCCGAATCCCGCTATGCCCAGGATGCTCGTCTGCGAATGACCTACATCGTCAACTCGCTGGCGCAGTACGAAGTGCATGTGGCGCGCTACTACTTTCAGCGGGGTGCTTACGTGGCTGCCATCGCCCGGGCACAAAGCGCGCTGGCCGACTACCAGGCCGTACCAGCCACCGAAGAGGCCCTGTACATCCTGATCCAGTCCTACGATGCCCTGGGACTGACCCAATTGCGTGATGACGCCCGCCGCGTCATGGACACCACCTTTCCGCAAAGCAGCTACATGCAGCACGGCCTCAAGGGCAAGACGAATCCTTGGTGGAAGTTCTGGTGA
- the dnaE gene encoding DNA polymerase III subunit alpha, with translation MFVHLRLHTEFSVVDGTNRIDEVVAAAAADGQPALAITDFNNLFGAIKFYKAARGKGVKPLLGAEILLEGEGAAAPTRLVLLVQGPQGYLNLSELLARAWTRNVVKNLAVCTWQWLQELGEGLIALSGAQAGPVGQALVRGDETGGADLALRLAGIFPHRFYLEIQRAGRPDDEAHVVAAVQLAVRLNLPVVATHPVQFAAPEDYEAHEARVCIAEGEILGNARRVRRFTREQYFKSAAQMEALFADVPSAVANTAEIAQRCNLSLVLGKPQLPNFPTPGGMPIEEYFRVASFEGLEDRLAHLYPDAAVRDQQRARYVERLEFELGTILKMGFPGYFLIVGDFIQWAKSNGCPVGPGRGSGAGSLVAYALKITDLDPLQYNLLFERFLNPERVSMPDFDIDFCQANRDRVIDYVKDKYGKDAVSQIATFGTMAAKAAIRDVGRVMDMSYMFCDGISKLVPAKPGMSYTLQYPPDPKKDGDKNNYALELEPQLYERVRKEEDVRTVIEMAQKLEGMTRNIGMHAGGVLIAPGKLTDFCPLYQQPGSDSAVSQYDKDDVEAIGLVKFDFLGLATLTILEIAKDFIVQRHKGQESFAFENIPLDDRATYQLFSDGKTEAVFQFESRGMQGMLKEARPSRLEDLIALNALYRPGPMDLIPSFVNRKHGREEVEYPHPLVEPVLAETYGIMVYQEQVMQTAQVLGGYSLGGADMLRRAMGKKKAEEMAEHRAIFRKGAAEKGIGQEKADEVFDLMEKFAGYGFNKSHAAAYSLLAYHTGWLKVHYTAEFFCANMTVEMDDTDKLKVLFEDARKNFKMEFEPPNINRGRYRFEPVTNTVIRYGLGAVKGTGQQAIEAIVAAREGRGEGPQGTTCGPFTSLFDFCVRVDRSKINKRTVDALIKAGAFDSLDQHRAALSASLDRAFDFSTATLANVNQGGLFDMMGDDAHGSSTQEPDLVDVPPWGVRERLMFEKSALGFYLSGHLFDESAREVGRFVRTRLDELSEGRETQTVAGIVSDFRVVNGQRGRQGIFQLDDGAGRVEASASEAVITAFRDQLKDDELVIISGRLQPGRNGFEARFIVQQVMDLATARCRFGKYLRVAVGDKPPEVARLLREFSPRRESTEQGELLHGLRVRLGVRCNAGGQGATAELQLSEAHRTYPTDAALAAWRAQAAGGDAVVVYE, from the coding sequence ATGTTTGTTCATTTGCGCCTGCACACCGAATTTTCCGTCGTTGACGGCACCAACCGCATCGACGAGGTGGTTGCCGCCGCCGCCGCCGATGGCCAGCCTGCGCTGGCCATCACCGACTTCAATAACCTGTTTGGCGCCATCAAGTTTTACAAGGCAGCGCGAGGCAAGGGTGTCAAGCCGCTCCTGGGCGCCGAGATCCTGCTCGAGGGCGAGGGGGCCGCTGCTCCCACACGCCTGGTGCTGTTGGTGCAAGGCCCGCAGGGCTATCTGAACCTTTCGGAGTTGCTGGCTCGCGCCTGGACACGCAATGTGGTGAAAAACCTGGCGGTCTGCACCTGGCAATGGCTGCAGGAGCTGGGCGAAGGGCTGATTGCGTTGTCGGGAGCCCAGGCCGGGCCGGTGGGGCAAGCCCTGGTACGGGGAGATGAGACCGGCGGCGCCGACCTTGCGCTGCGGCTGGCGGGCATATTCCCCCATCGTTTTTACCTGGAGATCCAGCGAGCGGGGCGCCCTGACGACGAAGCCCATGTGGTGGCTGCTGTGCAGTTGGCGGTGCGTCTGAACCTACCGGTGGTCGCCACCCATCCGGTGCAGTTTGCCGCCCCGGAGGATTACGAAGCGCACGAAGCGCGGGTGTGCATTGCCGAGGGGGAAATCCTGGGCAATGCCCGCCGCGTGCGCCGCTTTACCCGCGAGCAGTATTTCAAATCTGCCGCGCAGATGGAAGCGTTGTTTGCCGATGTGCCCTCGGCCGTGGCCAACACAGCCGAGATCGCGCAGCGCTGCAATTTGTCGCTGGTGCTGGGCAAACCGCAACTGCCCAACTTCCCCACGCCCGGCGGCATGCCCATTGAAGAGTATTTTCGGGTGGCGTCTTTCGAGGGCCTTGAGGACCGGCTGGCGCATCTCTACCCGGACGCTGCCGTGCGCGACCAGCAGCGTGCGCGGTACGTGGAGCGCCTGGAGTTCGAACTAGGCACCATCCTCAAGATGGGGTTTCCGGGTTACTTCCTCATCGTGGGCGACTTTATCCAGTGGGCCAAAAGCAATGGCTGTCCGGTGGGGCCGGGTCGGGGATCGGGCGCGGGTTCGTTGGTGGCCTATGCGCTCAAGATCACCGACCTTGACCCCTTGCAATACAACCTGCTGTTCGAGCGTTTCCTCAATCCCGAGCGGGTATCCATGCCCGACTTTGACATCGACTTCTGTCAGGCCAACCGCGATCGGGTGATCGACTATGTGAAGGACAAGTACGGCAAGGACGCCGTCAGCCAGATCGCTACCTTTGGCACCATGGCGGCCAAGGCGGCCATTCGTGACGTGGGCCGGGTCATGGACATGAGCTACATGTTCTGTGATGGTATCTCCAAGCTCGTGCCTGCCAAGCCGGGCATGTCGTACACGCTGCAATACCCTCCGGATCCCAAAAAGGACGGCGATAAAAACAACTACGCCCTGGAACTTGAACCCCAGCTTTACGAGCGCGTGCGCAAGGAGGAGGACGTGCGTACCGTCATCGAGATGGCGCAAAAGCTCGAAGGCATGACGCGCAATATCGGCATGCACGCAGGCGGCGTGCTGATTGCGCCGGGCAAGCTCACCGATTTTTGCCCGCTGTACCAGCAGCCCGGCAGCGACTCGGCCGTGAGCCAGTACGACAAGGACGATGTGGAGGCCATTGGCCTGGTGAAGTTCGACTTCTTGGGGTTGGCCACGCTGACCATCCTGGAGATTGCCAAGGACTTCATTGTTCAGCGCCACAAGGGACAGGAGAGCTTCGCTTTCGAGAACATCCCGCTCGACGATCGTGCAACCTACCAGTTGTTTTCAGACGGCAAGACCGAGGCCGTGTTCCAGTTTGAAAGCCGGGGCATGCAAGGCATGCTCAAGGAGGCGCGGCCCTCGCGGCTTGAAGACCTGATCGCCCTCAATGCCCTGTACCGTCCGGGCCCCATGGATCTGATCCCGAGCTTCGTGAACCGCAAGCACGGGCGGGAAGAGGTGGAATACCCGCACCCGCTGGTCGAGCCCGTGCTGGCCGAGACCTACGGAATCATGGTCTACCAGGAGCAGGTGATGCAGACCGCCCAGGTGCTGGGCGGCTACAGCCTGGGCGGTGCCGACATGCTGCGCCGGGCCATGGGCAAGAAAAAGGCCGAGGAGATGGCCGAGCACCGTGCCATCTTCCGCAAGGGCGCTGCGGAGAAGGGCATCGGTCAGGAGAAGGCCGACGAGGTGTTCGACCTGATGGAGAAGTTCGCGGGCTACGGCTTCAACAAGTCGCACGCCGCCGCCTACTCGCTGCTGGCCTACCACACGGGCTGGCTCAAGGTGCACTACACGGCCGAGTTCTTCTGCGCCAACATGACCGTGGAAATGGACGATACCGACAAGCTCAAGGTCTTGTTCGAGGACGCCCGCAAGAACTTCAAAATGGAGTTCGAACCCCCCAACATCAACCGGGGGCGCTACCGTTTCGAGCCCGTCACCAACACCGTGATCCGCTATGGCCTGGGCGCCGTCAAGGGTACGGGCCAGCAAGCCATCGAGGCGATCGTCGCTGCGCGCGAAGGCCGCGGCGAAGGGCCGCAGGGTACAACGTGCGGCCCTTTCACCAGCTTGTTTGATTTCTGCGTGCGTGTGGACCGCAGCAAGATCAACAAGCGCACGGTCGATGCACTCATCAAGGCGGGGGCCTTTGATTCGCTCGACCAACACCGCGCAGCGCTCTCGGCGTCGCTGGATCGGGCCTTCGATTTTTCTACAGCCACCCTGGCCAACGTCAACCAGGGCGGGTTATTTGACATGATGGGCGACGATGCCCACGGCTCCAGTACCCAGGAGCCCGACCTGGTGGATGTGCCGCCCTGGGGTGTTCGTGAGCGCTTGATGTTCGAAAAATCGGCGCTGGGCTTTTACCTCTCCGGCCATTTGTTCGATGAATCTGCGCGGGAAGTGGGCCGTTTTGTGCGGACTCGACTGGATGAGTTGAGCGAAGGCCGTGAAACCCAGACTGTTGCCGGCATCGTCAGTGACTTTCGCGTGGTCAACGGCCAGCGCGGGAGGCAGGGGATTTTTCAACTCGACGATGGAGCGGGCAGGGTAGAGGCGTCGGCCAGCGAGGCCGTCATCACGGCGTTCCGCGACCAGCTCAAAGACGATGAGCTGGTCATCATCAGTGGCCGCCTGCAACCTGGGCGCAACGGCTTTGAGGCCCGTTTTATCGTGCAGCAGGTCATGGATCTGGCGACCGCACGCTGCCGTTTTGGCAAATACCTGCGCGTGGCCGTAGGAGATAAGCCACCCGAAGTCGCTCGCCTGCTGCGTGAATTTTCGCCCCGCCGGGAGAGCACTGAACAAGGTGAATTGCTGCATGGCCTGCGCGTGCGTCTGGGTGTGCGTTGCAATGCAGGGGGGCAGGGCGCCACGGCAGAGTTGCAGCTGAGCGAGGCCCACCGCACCTATCCCACCGATGCAGCGCTGGCGGCCTGGCGCGCCCAGGCCGCCGGTGGCGATGCCGTGGTGGTCTATGAATGA
- the lpdA gene encoding dihydrolipoyl dehydrogenase yields MSKQFDVIVIGGGPGGYIGAIRAAQLGFNVACIDEWKNEKGGPAPGGTCTNVGCIPSKALLQSSEHFEHANKHFADHGITATGVKMDVAKMVGRKDAVVKQNNDGILYLFKKNKISFFHGRGSFVRTVEGGYEIKVAGATEESLVGKQVIVATGSNARALPGVAFDEENILSNDGALRIGAVPKKLGVIGSGVIGLEMGSVWRRLGAEVTVLEGLSTFLGAVDEQIAKEAKKAFDKQGLKVELGVKIGEIKSGKKGVNVAYTNAKGEAVSLDVDKLIVSIGRVPNTIGLNHEAVGLQLDERGAIVVDADCKTNLPGVWAVGDVVRGPMLAHKAEEEGVAVAERIAGQHGHVNFNTIPWVIYTSPEIAWVGRTEQQLKQEGVQYKAGTFPFLANGRARALGDTTGMVKFLADASTDEILGVHIVGPMASELIAEAVVAMEFKASSEDIARICHAHPSLSESMKEAALAVDKRTLNF; encoded by the coding sequence ATGAGTAAACAATTTGACGTCATCGTCATCGGCGGTGGTCCCGGCGGTTACATCGGTGCAATTCGCGCTGCCCAGTTAGGCTTCAACGTTGCGTGCATTGACGAGTGGAAGAATGAAAAGGGCGGCCCCGCGCCCGGTGGCACCTGCACCAACGTGGGCTGCATTCCGTCCAAAGCGCTCCTGCAGTCGTCTGAGCATTTTGAACACGCCAACAAGCACTTTGCAGACCATGGCATCACCGCTACGGGCGTCAAGATGGACGTAGCCAAGATGGTCGGCCGCAAGGATGCGGTGGTGAAACAGAACAACGACGGCATCCTCTACCTGTTCAAAAAGAACAAGATCAGTTTCTTCCATGGCCGCGGCTCCTTTGTGCGCACGGTGGAAGGCGGCTACGAGATCAAGGTCGCCGGCGCTACTGAAGAGTCCCTGGTGGGCAAGCAAGTCATCGTGGCTACGGGGTCGAATGCGCGAGCGCTGCCTGGCGTGGCGTTTGATGAAGAGAACATCCTGTCCAACGACGGTGCGCTGCGCATTGGCGCGGTGCCCAAGAAGCTGGGCGTGATCGGTTCGGGCGTGATCGGGCTGGAGATGGGTTCGGTCTGGCGCCGCCTGGGTGCCGAAGTCACCGTTCTGGAAGGCCTGTCCACCTTTCTCGGCGCCGTGGATGAGCAGATCGCCAAGGAAGCCAAGAAGGCCTTTGACAAGCAAGGCCTGAAGGTCGAGTTGGGCGTGAAAATTGGCGAAATCAAGTCCGGCAAAAAGGGCGTGAACGTCGCCTACACCAACGCCAAGGGTGAGGCTGTCAGCCTGGATGTGGACAAGCTCATCGTGTCGATCGGCCGCGTGCCCAACACCATTGGCCTGAATCATGAGGCTGTGGGCTTGCAGCTGGACGAGCGCGGCGCCATCGTCGTCGATGCCGATTGCAAGACCAATCTGCCGGGCGTCTGGGCGGTGGGCGATGTGGTGCGCGGCCCCATGCTGGCCCATAAGGCAGAGGAAGAGGGCGTGGCCGTGGCCGAGCGTATCGCAGGCCAGCACGGACATGTCAATTTCAACACCATCCCCTGGGTCATCTACACCAGCCCAGAAATTGCCTGGGTGGGGCGCACCGAGCAGCAGCTCAAGCAGGAAGGTGTGCAGTACAAGGCGGGTACCTTCCCCTTCCTGGCCAATGGCCGCGCACGCGCCCTGGGTGACACCACGGGCATGGTCAAGTTTTTGGCCGATGCAAGCACAGATGAAATTCTGGGCGTACACATCGTTGGGCCTATGGCCAGCGAGTTGATTGCAGAAGCGGTGGTCGCCATGGAGTTCAAGGCCAGCAGCGAGGACATCGCCCGGATCTGTCACGCCCACCCGTCGCTCTCCGAATCGATGAAGGAAGCTGCGCTGGCAGTGGACAAGCGCACCTTGAACTTCTGA